The following proteins are co-located in the Microbacterium sp. Clip185 genome:
- a CDS encoding stealth conserved region 3 domain-containing protein encodes MVSLSALPADPHPWAALLTREDVVLESGMLHLRHDDLSPHDAHLADLAMIADALTDAGVEPLLVRHGLRDEAVVVDVADQDRAWAAVTGLCTREPVYVKPKGLSTVPAPDHAPRRGAPSALRVFRPRLAGSLRYGASYGVRLEFWRFGDETVEAPHANALTRRIIAAADLERVTIRRHGRTWQSLRGMFDPHPNEMVDDIDMVFSWVDGSSSEFQRQRAAQMAGYVVGEGDDGPARYRHVDELRYALRSVHMYAPWVRRIFIATDSPTPAWLADHPRVTVVRSEEFFADTSVLPIHNSHAVEAQLHRIDGLAEHFLYSNDDMFFGRPVAPELFFSPAGISKFVECDVRIGTGPNAPHRSGHDNALRVNRELLRERFGRTITHDLEHCATPLRRSVMAELEQTFAEDFARTAASRFRSATDISVTNSLYHYYAAFTGRAVATTAPRTRYYQTTMAESLRRMSRLSERRDVDMFCLNDGGSAEVPEEVRVRVVTELLERMFPVRAPWELPAVSAGSGWERSEASVQR; translated from the coding sequence ATGGTCTCTCTGTCTGCTCTTCCCGCCGACCCCCACCCCTGGGCGGCGCTCCTGACGCGTGAGGACGTCGTGCTCGAATCGGGCATGCTCCACCTCCGTCACGACGATCTCTCCCCCCACGACGCGCATCTCGCGGATCTCGCGATGATCGCGGATGCGTTGACGGATGCCGGCGTCGAGCCACTGCTGGTGCGCCACGGCCTGCGCGACGAGGCGGTCGTCGTGGACGTGGCCGATCAGGACCGCGCCTGGGCCGCGGTGACAGGGCTGTGCACGAGAGAGCCCGTGTACGTGAAGCCCAAAGGCCTGAGCACGGTGCCCGCCCCGGATCACGCCCCGCGCCGCGGCGCCCCCAGCGCCCTTCGCGTCTTCCGACCGCGACTCGCGGGGTCGCTGCGCTACGGCGCGTCGTATGGCGTGCGCCTGGAGTTCTGGCGCTTCGGCGACGAGACGGTCGAGGCGCCGCACGCCAACGCGCTGACCCGGCGCATCATCGCGGCCGCAGACCTCGAGCGCGTCACCATCCGCCGTCACGGCCGCACGTGGCAGAGCCTGAGGGGCATGTTCGACCCGCATCCGAACGAGATGGTCGACGACATCGACATGGTCTTCTCGTGGGTAGACGGCTCGTCCAGCGAGTTCCAGCGCCAGCGCGCAGCGCAGATGGCGGGCTATGTCGTGGGCGAGGGCGACGACGGCCCGGCTCGCTACCGCCACGTCGACGAACTGCGCTACGCCCTGCGAAGCGTCCACATGTACGCGCCGTGGGTGCGTCGCATCTTCATCGCCACCGATTCGCCTACGCCTGCCTGGCTGGCCGACCATCCGCGGGTGACAGTCGTGCGCAGCGAGGAGTTCTTCGCCGACACCTCGGTGCTGCCGATCCACAACTCGCACGCCGTCGAGGCGCAGCTGCACCGCATCGACGGTCTCGCCGAGCACTTTCTCTACTCGAACGACGACATGTTCTTCGGGCGACCCGTCGCTCCCGAGCTGTTCTTCTCCCCTGCCGGCATCTCGAAGTTCGTGGAGTGCGACGTGCGCATCGGCACAGGGCCGAACGCGCCGCACCGCAGCGGCCACGACAACGCGCTGCGCGTGAACCGGGAGCTCCTGCGCGAGCGCTTCGGACGCACCATCACGCACGACCTCGAGCACTGCGCCACCCCGCTTCGGCGCAGCGTGATGGCCGAGCTGGAGCAGACGTTCGCCGAGGACTTCGCCCGCACCGCCGCATCCCGTTTCCGCTCGGCCACCGACATCTCGGTGACCAACAGCCTCTATCACTACTACGCCGCCTTCACCGGTCGCGCGGTCGCGACGACCGCACCGCGCACCCGCTACTACCAGACGACCATGGCCGAGTCACTGCGACGCATGAGCAGACTGTCCGAGCGACGCGACGTCGACATGTTCTGCCTCAACGACGGCGGTTCGGCCGAGGTTCCCGAAGAGGTACGCGTGCGCGTGGTGACCGAGCTTCTGGAGCGCATGTTCCCGGTGCGCGCACCGTGGGAGCTGCCCGCGGTCAGCGCAGGATCGGGATGGGAGCGGTCGGAGGCGTCCGTCCAGCGCTGA